A genomic stretch from Edaphobacter aggregans includes:
- a CDS encoding ArnT family glycosyltransferase has product MNDLQQSAGTGAPPNHARFAWLRRFWEHPEATASREMAILILVSGFLLLYGLVPIFGGDQLGLVGADEPRYAQIASEMLTAHSAACHEVNAKVFPRSLRITDLRNSFHCLAGGTITPVLYGQPWLEKPALYYWRAMGFFKEFGVYDWSARLPSTSGAFVLIILIFLHMRRFRPGGHLDAALITASCVAIVSFSRGASTDMQLAAPFCIGMLGWYAWYETGKKFWLFDLYFFGAAATLAKGPVAPFLALAIILLFAGLRREWSLLRRTIWLPGILLYLLMVLPWYIAVQRRNPTFYKLFFLEHNLERFATNRYQHHQPFWYYLAILLIGLMPWTVISIRALVDSIQVSIAEWKVRHNPQRYLGHSRAGDAFPEFLVLWALFPILFFSFSGSKLPGYILPSIPPLTILTADYLNRIRRQGLPKWLLWSHAAICAILVFVLTLAPQHMKYETLVPSAQWLTIAGVAAIAFGITVFLIVRRWGISQICTATLLPVIAMLVFLLGFNGRDLDLNYSARPLAQEIQRLAPEVKPLAIEGVKRDMDYGLAFYRDEPLIHYSKDGVPDEEHLLVIRANDTAALDHWLAGRVYKSLFLYDSQGLEVYRVYARP; this is encoded by the coding sequence ATGAACGACCTTCAACAATCCGCCGGTACCGGCGCGCCGCCAAATCATGCACGCTTCGCCTGGTTGCGTCGCTTCTGGGAACACCCCGAGGCAACCGCGTCTCGCGAGATGGCGATCCTTATCCTCGTCAGCGGCTTCCTTCTGCTCTATGGTCTCGTCCCCATCTTCGGCGGCGACCAGCTCGGACTCGTCGGCGCCGACGAACCCCGCTACGCCCAGATCGCCAGTGAGATGCTCACCGCGCACTCCGCCGCCTGTCACGAGGTCAACGCTAAAGTCTTCCCCCGTAGCCTCCGCATCACCGATCTACGCAACTCCTTCCACTGCCTCGCCGGAGGCACGATCACTCCAGTTCTCTACGGTCAGCCCTGGCTCGAGAAGCCAGCCCTCTACTACTGGCGCGCCATGGGCTTCTTCAAGGAGTTCGGCGTCTACGACTGGTCCGCTCGACTCCCATCCACCTCCGGAGCCTTCGTCCTCATCATCTTGATCTTCCTCCACATGCGGCGTTTCCGCCCCGGAGGCCACCTCGACGCCGCGCTCATCACCGCCTCCTGCGTCGCTATCGTCAGCTTCTCCCGCGGAGCCTCCACCGACATGCAGCTCGCAGCCCCGTTCTGCATCGGCATGCTCGGCTGGTACGCTTGGTACGAAACCGGTAAGAAGTTCTGGCTCTTCGACCTCTACTTCTTCGGAGCCGCCGCTACTCTCGCCAAAGGTCCTGTAGCACCCTTCCTTGCCCTCGCCATTATCCTGCTCTTCGCCGGTCTCCGCCGCGAGTGGTCCCTCCTCCGCCGCACCATCTGGCTCCCCGGCATCCTGCTCTACCTCCTCATGGTGCTGCCTTGGTACATCGCCGTTCAGAGGCGAAACCCCACCTTCTACAAGCTCTTCTTCCTCGAGCACAATCTGGAGCGATTCGCCACTAACCGCTACCAGCACCATCAGCCCTTCTGGTACTACCTCGCGATTCTGCTCATTGGCCTGATGCCCTGGACCGTCATCTCCATCCGCGCGCTCGTCGACTCCATCCAGGTCTCTATCGCCGAGTGGAAGGTCCGCCACAACCCCCAGCGCTACCTTGGCCACTCCCGCGCAGGCGATGCGTTCCCTGAATTCCTCGTCCTCTGGGCGCTCTTCCCCATCCTCTTCTTCTCCTTCTCCGGATCGAAGCTCCCCGGCTACATCCTGCCCTCCATCCCACCGCTGACCATCCTTACAGCCGACTATCTGAACCGCATTCGCCGCCAGGGTCTACCAAAGTGGCTGCTCTGGTCCCATGCCGCCATCTGCGCCATCCTCGTCTTCGTTCTCACGCTGGCCCCGCAGCACATGAAGTACGAGACGCTGGTCCCCTCCGCACAGTGGCTGACAATAGCAGGTGTCGCGGCCATTGCATTTGGCATCACGGTATTCCTGATCGTCCGTCGCTGGGGCATCTCACAGATCTGCACTGCGACCCTGCTTCCTGTGATCGCAATGCTGGTCTTCCTGCTCGGCTTCAACGGCCGGGATCTGGACCTGAACTACTCGGCACGTCCTCTCGCACAGGAAATCCAGCGACTCGCACCGGAAGTGAAACCCCTCGCCATCGAAGGCGTCAAGCGCGACATGGACTACGGCCTCGCCTTTTACCGCGACGAACCCCTGATCCACTACAGCAAAGACGGCGTCCCCGATGAAGAGCATCTGCTCGTCATCCGCGCCAACGATACCGCCGCGCTCGATCATTGGCTCGCAGGCCGAGTCTATAAATCCTTATTCCTCTACGACTCGCAAGGCCTCGAAGTCTATCGAGTCTATGCTCGCCCGTAA
- a CDS encoding DHH family phosphoesterase: MTPEANIEALLEFFRSNRRLLLTSHARPDGDAIGSVLALAEILDQLGCQTNIVLADSSPFIYHTLPNIHRIHHTPSANDIDPTGTAPAILLECDGIARTGLLGLENRTLVNIDHHASGRPFGALNWIDEHACAVAAMVYRIAIAAKVDITPSMATCLYTAILSDTGSFTYPSTNAETFALAHDLAARGANPSQIARDLYFSNPASKIRLLGTALSNLQCDGPLAWSWVTSDDMDQAGAGAEDCEGVVNYLISIAGIESAVFLRELPSVDQFRLSIRSKGKVDVAQIAEGFGGGGHRSASGCTLDGPLTEATDRILAQLRTGLC, from the coding sequence ATGACCCCAGAAGCCAACATCGAAGCGCTCCTGGAGTTCTTCCGCTCCAACCGTCGCCTCCTCCTCACCTCCCACGCCCGCCCCGACGGCGACGCCATCGGCTCCGTCCTCGCCCTCGCCGAGATCCTCGACCAGCTTGGCTGTCAAACCAACATCGTTCTGGCCGACTCCAGCCCCTTCATTTACCACACCCTCCCCAACATCCACCGCATCCACCACACCCCCTCCGCCAACGACATCGACCCCACCGGCACCGCCCCCGCCATCCTCCTCGAGTGCGACGGCATCGCCCGCACCGGTCTACTCGGCCTCGAAAATCGAACCCTCGTCAACATCGACCATCACGCCAGCGGCCGTCCCTTCGGCGCACTCAACTGGATCGACGAGCATGCCTGCGCCGTCGCCGCCATGGTCTACCGTATCGCCATCGCCGCTAAGGTCGACATCACACCTTCGATGGCCACCTGTCTCTACACCGCAATCCTCTCCGACACCGGCTCCTTCACCTACCCCAGCACCAATGCCGAAACCTTCGCCCTCGCCCACGACCTTGCCGCCCGTGGGGCAAACCCCAGCCAGATCGCCCGCGACCTCTACTTCTCCAACCCGGCCAGCAAGATCCGCCTCCTTGGCACGGCCCTCTCCAATCTCCAGTGCGACGGGCCTTTGGCATGGAGCTGGGTCACCAGCGACGACATGGATCAGGCTGGCGCCGGCGCCGAAGACTGCGAAGGCGTCGTCAACTACCTCATCAGCATCGCCGGAATCGAGTCCGCCGTCTTCCTCCGCGAGCTCCCTTCCGTCGATCAGTTCCGCCTCAGCATCCGCAGCAAAGGCAAGGTCGATGTAGCCCAGATCGCCGAGGGCTTTGGCGGCGGCGGCCACCGCAGCGCCAGCGGCTGCACCCTGGACGGCCCCCTCACCGAAGCCACCGACAGAATCCTCGCACAGCTTAGAACAGGACTCTGTTAG
- a CDS encoding Ig-like domain repeat protein, whose amino-acid sequence MFFFIFGLSLTPAHAFTVIHVPADQPTIQLGINAANPGDTVLVASGTYNENIDFTGKSITVTTDLTGPKATIDGGSLATTVTMVIPASAAQAVLSGFIIQNGSPGPNRQSLGGGIVVSGNAAIQQNQIQQNTSCGIYVRSGNAVITNNLITNNKFDGGSGSNCQINAYGIFVEQTATATSPVIQHNTIDGNQFGGIMVTNSASATILQNIIRNSTGYYPAGIYFGGYANGNGIVSSTSGQLNIDDNLIYNNAATGITFYEPSAATSITSNTLYGNATFLSIPFTDIGAQISLFAPAVPPILVNNIVVGITANPTIYCLAPTNPTTDPSVWDHNDVFNAALAPVPSPYCDYTSNTYGNIAADPLFNSPTTGDFHLQNTSPAIDAGNNSALYPTDLDGVTRPQNFTGKPYAIIDLGAYERAGTLSDPSSILLTASSNHLAAGADLTLTATINNTFGSIPSGTPITFEQDLQPLTPTISLTSSDTAVYTLHNVTPGLHTYIAQYPGTGAVDSAFSVKVYVLVDPYPTTLTLTSTPNPSELGQSVTFTVTSTSTDGTNPGPIQLTDNGAPLATINTPNAAGAYTFTTTSLTVGSHPVQATFAGDTNHAAATSNTVIQVVNPTTPTSPNTVTLTAAPNPAQAFHPFTLTAHVATTNTSTPTGLITFTGPVTVTCILDVTATCSATVVLVGGPATFIAHYGTDTSSPLTIAVNPAPSATSITAGPNPAAQRATIQFVATISAPGATLPTGTTTLPPATGSVILFDGGAAITPAVPFTNGSATIPISNLAPGIHTIAASYSGDINYSPSTSVPISVVVNVSDYTLTTPNPSITLQTEHHGTFPVVATSLGGFSDQIALTCSNLPAHATCLPINGTLNANSTLTLNLYVDTSDVIGYARLHQPANPLAPAHPSGSFPTQPTLTLTAILGCLALRRRTLGLTRSLLGLLLLAALTTTALTGCSGKYPASTAPGSYTFQITATAQNSGVTHTIPYTLVVTP is encoded by the coding sequence TTGTTCTTTTTTATCTTTGGGCTTAGCTTGACTCCAGCCCACGCCTTCACGGTCATTCATGTCCCCGCCGACCAGCCCACCATCCAACTCGGCATCAACGCCGCCAACCCAGGCGACACCGTCCTCGTAGCCTCTGGCACCTATAACGAAAACATCGACTTTACCGGCAAATCCATCACCGTCACCACCGACCTCACCGGCCCCAAGGCCACCATCGACGGAGGCAGCCTCGCCACCACCGTCACCATGGTCATCCCTGCCTCCGCTGCACAAGCCGTCCTCTCCGGCTTCATCATCCAGAACGGCAGCCCTGGGCCTAATCGCCAATCTCTCGGCGGAGGCATCGTAGTCAGCGGCAATGCCGCCATCCAGCAGAACCAGATTCAGCAGAACACCTCCTGCGGCATCTACGTTCGCTCTGGCAACGCCGTCATCACCAACAACCTCATCACGAATAACAAATTCGACGGAGGTTCCGGCAGCAACTGTCAGATTAACGCCTACGGCATCTTCGTCGAGCAGACCGCCACCGCCACCAGCCCTGTTATCCAGCACAACACCATCGACGGCAACCAGTTCGGCGGCATCATGGTCACCAACAGCGCCTCCGCCACCATCCTCCAGAACATCATCCGCAACTCCACTGGCTACTATCCGGCCGGCATCTACTTCGGGGGTTACGCAAACGGCAACGGCATCGTCAGCTCAACCTCCGGACAGCTCAACATCGACGACAATCTCATCTACAACAACGCCGCCACCGGCATCACCTTCTACGAGCCCAGCGCCGCCACCAGCATCACCAGCAACACCCTCTACGGCAACGCCACCTTCCTATCCATCCCCTTCACTGACATCGGAGCCCAGATCTCCCTCTTCGCTCCTGCTGTCCCGCCAATCCTCGTCAACAACATCGTCGTCGGCATCACAGCCAATCCCACCATCTACTGCCTCGCCCCCACCAACCCCACCACGGACCCCTCTGTCTGGGACCACAACGACGTCTTCAACGCCGCACTCGCACCCGTCCCGTCCCCCTACTGCGACTACACCTCCAACACCTACGGCAACATCGCCGCCGACCCACTCTTCAACTCCCCCACCACCGGCGACTTCCACCTCCAGAACACCTCGCCCGCCATCGACGCCGGCAACAACAGCGCCCTCTACCCCACCGATCTCGATGGTGTCACTCGTCCCCAGAACTTTACCGGCAAGCCCTACGCCATCATCGACCTCGGAGCCTACGAACGCGCCGGAACGCTCTCCGATCCCTCCTCTATCCTCCTGACCGCATCATCGAATCACCTCGCCGCCGGAGCTGACCTCACCCTCACCGCAACGATCAACAATACATTCGGCAGCATACCGTCTGGCACGCCTATCACTTTTGAACAGGATCTTCAGCCACTTACTCCGACTATCTCGCTCACCAGCAGTGACACCGCCGTCTATACCCTCCACAATGTCACTCCCGGCCTTCACACCTACATTGCTCAATACCCCGGCACGGGAGCCGTCGACTCAGCCTTCTCGGTCAAGGTTTACGTCCTCGTAGACCCCTACCCGACCACTCTCACCTTGACCTCCACCCCCAACCCCTCTGAACTCGGCCAATCCGTCACCTTCACCGTCACAAGCACCTCCACTGACGGCACCAACCCCGGCCCAATCCAACTCACCGACAACGGTGCCCCCCTCGCCACCATTAACACGCCCAACGCCGCCGGAGCCTATACCTTCACCACCACCTCCCTCACCGTCGGCTCCCACCCTGTCCAGGCCACCTTCGCTGGAGACACGAACCACGCCGCCGCCACCTCCAACACGGTGATCCAAGTCGTCAACCCCACGACGCCGACCAGTCCAAACACCGTCACGCTCACCGCCGCACCGAACCCGGCCCAGGCCTTCCACCCCTTCACACTCACAGCCCACGTCGCCACAACCAACACGTCCACGCCGACCGGTCTCATTACCTTCACCGGCCCCGTCACCGTCACCTGCATCCTTGACGTCACCGCCACTTGCTCTGCTACAGTCGTCCTCGTCGGAGGCCCCGCAACCTTCATCGCCCACTACGGTACAGACACATCGAGCCCACTCACCATCGCCGTCAATCCCGCACCCTCCGCGACCAGCATCACCGCCGGCCCCAACCCCGCCGCCCAGCGCGCCACCATCCAGTTTGTCGCAACCATCAGCGCCCCCGGAGCCACGCTACCCACTGGGACAACAACCCTCCCACCCGCCACCGGCTCCGTCATCCTCTTTGATGGCGGCGCCGCCATTACGCCAGCCGTTCCCTTCACCAACGGCTCCGCGACCATCCCCATCTCCAACCTCGCCCCCGGAATCCACACCATCGCCGCCTCCTACTCCGGCGACATCAACTACTCTCCCTCGACATCCGTACCCATCTCCGTCGTCGTCAACGTCTCCGACTACACCCTCACCACGCCCAACCCTAGCATCACCCTCCAGACCGAGCACCACGGAACCTTCCCGGTCGTCGCCACCTCCCTCGGCGGCTTCTCCGACCAGATAGCCCTCACCTGTTCCAACCTTCCCGCCCACGCCACCTGCCTCCCCATCAACGGGACCCTCAACGCCAACTCCACCCTCACCCTCAACCTCTACGTCGACACCTCCGACGTCATCGGATACGCCCGCCTCCACCAACCCGCTAACCCACTCGCCCCCGCACACCCATCCGGCTCCTTCCCAACCCAGCCGACCCTGACCCTCACCGCGATCCTCGGCTGCCTCGCCCTCCGCCGCCGAACCCTCGGCCTAACCCGCTCACTCCTCGGCCTGCTCCTACTCGCAGCCCTGACCACAACCGCCCTGACCGGCTGCAGCGGCAAGTACCCAGCCTCAACCGCCCCCGGCAGCTACACCTTCCAGATCACAGCCACCGCCCAAAACTCCGGAGTAACTCACACCATCCCCTACACGCTGGTCGTAACCCCATAA
- a CDS encoding DUF503 domain-containing protein, translating into MPLAKLTIEIEIPHAQSLKDRRQVIRSLKDKLRHSFNLSIAELDDGIVWNRATLGIAAISSSTSYLTGQIQQIDNAVHRLANTLGAEITDSYADILPE; encoded by the coding sequence ATGCCCTTAGCCAAACTAACCATCGAGATCGAAATCCCTCACGCGCAATCCCTCAAAGATCGCCGTCAGGTCATCCGCTCCCTCAAGGACAAGCTCCGCCACAGCTTCAACCTCTCTATCGCCGAACTCGACGACGGAATCGTCTGGAACCGCGCTACCCTCGGCATAGCCGCCATCTCCTCCTCCACCAGCTACCTAACCGGCCAAATCCAGCAAATCGACAACGCTGTCCACCGTCTGGCCAACACCCTGGGCGCCGAAATTACCGACTCCTACGCCGACATCCTCCCCGAGTAG
- the rbfA gene encoding 30S ribosome-binding factor RbfA yields the protein MPEQRARTYHRNRVANTFSEEIGAMLEGELSDPRIAPSYVTDVVLAPGGKSARIFVAVHGTEQEEASTLEGLLAARAYIRSQLRDRMGVRHVPELTFAIDRSEKMTGRMDELLGRMRKRDKKRTAAEPEPTPVSTTPISKP from the coding sequence ATGCCCGAGCAAAGAGCCAGAACGTACCACCGCAACCGAGTCGCCAATACCTTCTCCGAAGAGATAGGCGCAATGCTCGAAGGCGAACTCTCCGACCCACGCATCGCTCCCAGCTACGTTACCGATGTCGTCCTCGCACCCGGTGGCAAGTCCGCCCGCATCTTCGTCGCCGTCCACGGCACCGAGCAGGAAGAAGCCTCCACACTCGAAGGCCTACTCGCCGCCCGCGCCTACATCCGTTCCCAGCTCCGCGACCGCATGGGGGTACGCCACGTCCCCGAACTAACCTTCGCCATCGACCGCTCCGAAAAAATGACCGGACGCATGGACGAGCTCCTCGGCCGCATGCGCAAACGCGACAAGAAGCGCACAGCCGCAGAACCAGAACCCACCCCGGTCTCGACCACACCCATCTCCAAACCATGA